The DNA segment CGCCCCCGGCCATGTGAACGTGACGGTTCAGGGCTTCCCGGTCATGATCGGTCGCCCGCCACATCCGGATGCTCCAGCCCAGAGCCGCATCGAGGACTTGGTCGCTCGTCTGGAGGCGGCCGAGGTGCCCGTGGAGAATCCGCCGGACATTCGTGCCCGTCAGTGGCGTAAGCTGATGTACAACTGCGCGCTGAATGCCCCGGCGACCGTTCGGGACGGAAAATACAGCGTGCTGCTGGGCGATCCGGAGGCCCGCGCGGACCAGGAAGCGATCATCGCGGAATGCTACGCCGTCGCCGAGGCACTGAGAATCCCCCTCGACCCGCCCACCTTGGCTGAGTTCCAACAGTGGTTCTTCGAGGGCGTCTTCCCGGCAACGGCAGACCACATCCCCTCGATGCTGGTGCATTTCCGCGCCGGCAAGATGCCGGAGATCGATGCCATGAACGGGGCGATCGCACGGCTCGGCGAGAAAGCGGGCGTCCCGACGCCGGTGAACGCCCGTTACACCAAACTTGTGCGCGAGAAAGCCGCTCAGATAATTGTCTGACTGTTTATTCAGGCATTCCGAGTTGAGCAGAAAGAAACGCAATGATCGAACGACGTAAACTCCTAGTTTTTCAGCGTTCCGCGAGATCGGCCCTGCTGGCTTTTCTGTTCCCGTTGGTTCTTGTGGCGGCTTTGCCGGGCCAGTCGTTCAAGCAGGACGGCTTGCTTGAACTCGATCTGAGTCAGCCTGATAAGCGTTCCCATGTCTCCTCGTCGTCGCTGGATTGCATGAACCCACTATGGGAGTTGGAACTGCCTTTCGGTCCTCAAGCCGGATTGGTCCGAGACGGCCAGCTATGGATCGCACGGCTCGAAGACTCGCGCCTTGTTGCGGCGCATGTGGCTCTGGAGAAGGACGGGCCGAAGCTGCCCCCGATGGAAGAGGGAAGCAAGACGACCCCGGAGCCCAAGTGGGTTCGCAGTATTTCCGGGGAATTGGATGCCGAGGGCTCCACGCTCGGGCCCGTGTTCGCCGGCGGGGACTACTGGCTGGTGGCTGCAGGCGAAGGCTTGTATGTTGTGCCGCTGGATCCGGAAGCGAGTGCCCGGCCGCGGATGCGCGTCAACGTTCCCCTGACGGATATTCAGACCGCCATGGTTTCGGAAGGAACCCTCTTCCTGGCCGGCGGGATGGAGAGCGGGGGAGTGCGCATCGCGGCGGCTCCGCTCGCGGCTGTTTCGGCGGCTTCGTCCGGCGCTCGGATTGCCATCAATTGGCAACTGACTCTCCCCCTGCCGCAGCGACGGGAGGGCATCTCTCTCTTCGTCCAGAACGGCTACCTGTACGTTGTTGGCGGCGAAGGAATCGTGAATAACGTGCCCGTTCGCCCGCGCGAGATGGTTCGTGCTCAGATTCTCGACGATGGGACTCTGACTTCATGGCAGCTTGCCGTGCAGCTTCTGCCTTACGGCGTCGGGCGCTCTCGCACCCTCTCGATGGATGGCGTTCATCTGGTCACTGGCGATACGCCTGTGACGGCGGACGGCGAATATCTGACCAGCGAGACGCTGATGCGTGCCGGTGCGCTGGAGGGCGGGCTGCTTTCCATGTGGACCGAGCTTACCTTTTGCGTTCCCACTATGCAGGAGGAGTTTCTGATCGCGGGCCTACCCGATTCGTCTCAGTTCATTCTGTTGGGCGGACATCCCGCGGGTTCGCCTGAGGTTCAGACCATCGCCCGTGCCTATCAGACAGCCCCTTCGCAGGCGTTGGTGGCGGAGCGAGGCGCGGCGATGCGTCGCCTTCGCAATGGCCCCATCGGCATTCCTACGGTGGAGTACACGACAGGCCTTCGCCGTGCTCAGCGCGAGAATCGCTACCACGTCGTGGTCGTCATTGATCACAATGCAGACAACAAGGCTCTGCGGCGCCTGATGGTGAACCGGAACTCGAAGCAGATGCTCCGCGATCTGGTTATATCCTGCCCCGCTCCGGAAGAGATTGCCGACGCGCAGGCTCGTATCGGAACGGACGTTACGCCGGCGATTGCGCTTTTGACGGCCGATGGCAGGAAATTGACCGTGCACGAGGGCGTCCCCGACCTGGCACAGCTCTTTCAAGTGCTCTCTCCCGCTTGGGCTCCCAAGGACGCCGAGTAAGAGGTAGGCTCACCCGCAATCGACACCCTGAGGTGATAGTATGAAGTTCGGTAACTTGATCACTGGCACTCTGGCCGCAGCCGCACTCCTGGCTTGTGTCTCGTCGGCTGCAGGACAGGCGGTGGCTCCGCTGATCCGTGAAGAGCCGGAGATCAAGGTGCGCGTCGGTACGCCCACGCCGATCGCGACGCCGTCGGATGATGATCGCGGCCGTCCCGCGCCGACCCCTACGCCCGATCCGAAGACGGTTCTCGTTGCCATTGTCAATTCGCATTCGATCACGCGCGATCAACTGGACCGTCGCGTAACGGCTCGCATCGGCACGACGCCGGAAGCGCTCAAGGAGTTCACTCAGAAGGGCGTCAACATCCTCGCGTCGGATGCACCGACCGAGGAGGCGCTCCTCGACGCACAGCAGGAAATGGAATTCCAGGATGCCGTGCGCAAGGAAGAAGGGCTCATCGTTCAAGAGTGGACCGAGCAGATGATGCTGGCCGATGAAGCGCGCCGCCAGGGTTTCGTGATCAGCGAACAGGAATTCAAAGATCGCCTGCGCATCATCGAGACGGAGTTCAATCTCTCCGACAGCCGCGTGCAGACGGTTCTCGAACGCATGGGCATGTCCAACGAGGAGTTGGAGTCCTACGTGCACGACGCGTTGCTGATCGAGAAGTTGCTCGATCGTTTTGTGGAATTGAACATCAGCGACGATGCGCTGAAGGCTGCCTACGAACAGAACCCATCGATCTACCGCACTCCGCCGATGTATCGCGCGGCTCACTTTTCGATTTCATTGCTCGGCAGCGAATCCGCCAAGACCCGGCGTTCGCTCGAGAAGCTGGCGGAGGAAGCGCGCAGTCGCCTTGAGAAGGGCGAGAACTACGACCGCGTCTTCACGGATTTGAACGACCTGGACTTCGGTATTTACGGCGCCGACCTGGGCTACTTCAGCATCGAACAGGAGGGCCTGCCGCCGGTCGTGCGCCAGGAACTCGCGAAGATGAAGATCGGCGAGACGAGTCCGATGCTGACGTCATATGTCAGGCGCGACGGTGTCGTCGTCCCGGAATCCTATCACGTCGTTAAGGTTCTGGATAAGGAACCGGCCGTTGGAGAGAACTTCGAATCAGCCTTGCCGAAGTTGAGAGAGAATGCCCGCGAGTACGCCCGCATCCAGGTGCTGAAGATGCTGCGGGATGCGAGGACTCACAAAGTAATCACCAACCTGGGCGGCATCCCGCCGGAGAAAATCCCCGGACCGATGGAACGCAATCGCCCGCAACCTGCGGTGTCGTTGAAGATGAAGAAGTAACCGGCAGCAATTACCCGATCGTTTCAAACTCTTTGAAGCACTGATAGCCGAACTCTCGGGCCGCCTCCTGCTGATCCGGATCGCCCCAGAAGGTCTTCATGCCTTCCTCGGCGGCTTTCCACGCACAGTTCCAATTGAAGCGAATTCGCAGCGAACTGCCGTTCGCGTTGGCGGTCAGCTGGCCGATGAAATCGGCACAGCCTGACTGGCCCTCGAGTTGGATGGATTCGATGGGAAGGTCGGGGTGTTGATCGAGCAACTGAGAGATCACGCGAAGGACTTTGACCGGGGGGGCGCCGGCATTTGCCTGGATCAGCTCGGTCTTCGTGTCGCCCGCCGCGAGGGCCCGGACAGCCTCCGCGAATTCGGGTGTCGCGGCGCTGCGCTCAAGCAAAGATTCAATTGTCGGCACTTCGACAGCCATAGGCACTCGTACTCCTGGTACTGTTTGCGGGAAGGGGAAGGGTCAGGCGGAATTGCCCGGGGCGCGCACTTCCGGAGCCGCCACGGGGCTCACGGGTTTGGCGAAGAGCTTCTCCAATCGCCGATGAAGGTGCGCTTCCACTTCCTCGGTAGATGAAAGAGTAAGCACTTCCTGGGCCAAGGACTTGGCCTCGGCGATGGCGATTGTGCGGATTGCCCGTTTGACCACGCCAATCGAGGACGGGCCCATGCTGAGCGAACGGATGCCAAGTCCAGCGAGGAGAATGGCATAGCGCGGGTCCGCGGCCATCTCGCCGCAAACGCTGACGGGGATACCGGCATTCCGGGCGGAGTCGGTGACGTACTTCAGCAGGCCGAGCACTGCGGGATGAGCCGGGCGGTACAGGTGGGCGACGCTCTTGTTCACGCGATCGACGGCGAGCGTGTATTGCACCAGATCGTTGGTGCCGATGGAGAAGAAATCGACTTCCTTTGCCAGGACGTGCGCCTGCAGGGCTGCCGACGGAATCTCGATCATCGCACCGAGCCGAACATTCGTCGGCAGGTCATGGCCGTTCTTCCCAAGCTGGGTCATGAGCTCATCGAGGATCTGGCGCGACGCGCGCACTTCGTCGATGGAGCTGATCATGGGGAGCATGATCTGGATATCGCGCCCCGCACCGGCCAGGAGCATCGCGCGCAACTGCGAACGGAAAATGTCCTGGTTCTTCAGACACAGGCGAATCGCACGCAGCCCCATGAATGGGTTCAACTCGGGAACCGAGTAATCGTTGGCAGCAATCTTATCGCCTCCGACGTCCATCGTGCGCAGGACCACCGGCTTGTCACCCATGCGGGTCAGGACTTCCTGGTACTCGCGCAAGTGATCCGATTCGCCGGCCGGTCCGCCGTCGCTGAGATACAGGAACTCCGTGCGGAAGAGCCCGATGCCTTCCGCGCCGTTCTCTATGACGGCGTCCAGTTCTTCGGGGAACTCGATATTGGCGTAGAGGTTGACGCGCGTGCCGTCGGTCGTGACGGCGGGCTCATCGCGCAATTCAACGAGCGACAACCGCAGACTGCGATAGTCGTCCGCCTTGCGCCGGTAGAACTCGATCTGGTGCAGGGATGGATTGAGGATCAGCTTCCCCTCGGTCCCATCCATGATGATCATGTCGCCGCTGCGGATGTAGTGCGTGACGTACTCAAGTCCAACGACCGCCGGCAGAGCCAGCGCCTTAGCCATGATCGCCGTGTGGCTGGTCGGACCACCCTCGTTTGTGCAGAAGCCCAGCACGTGCTCGCGGGACAGTTGGGCCGTCTCCGTGGGACCGAGATCGTGAGCGACAATGATGCAGCCTTCGCGCGGCATCACGTGCGTCGACGCGTCGGTCAGTTGGGTCAGAAACTTGATGACGCGGCGCGCGACATCATACAGATCGTGATTTCGTTCGGAGAAGTATTCGTCGAGAGTGCGGAGCTGTTCGCCCAGCCCCTTGGTCACGGCCCAGAAGATGGACTCGGCGTTGCTCTTTTCGTCGCGGATTCGATCGATCGTTGGTTCGATGATCACCGGATCGTCGAGCATCATCAGGTGAGCGTCGAAGATGGCAGCCTGTTGGTGGTCGATCTTCTCGGCGACCTGGCGGCCGATGGCGCGGATTTCATCCTTCGCCATTTGAACAGCCTTCTTGAACCGCTCAATCTCTTGTTCGACTTCATCGTCGGAAAGTTGATAGCCTTCGGAGGGCGCGCCTTGCGATTCGACGACGTATGCGGGTCCGATGGCAATTCCATCGGAAACTCCCAATCCGTCGAAGAAGAATGTGCGCCTTCCCACCATGGCGTCGTCTTGAGTCCCTGCTTGGCTGGCCTGAGATTTCTCAGCTATATTCCGGGGCGATCGGTTCGCCGAAACCTGTTTCCACTAATCCCACCAATCCCTGTCCTGCTTCTTCGGCCCCATCACCCTCGGCCACGACCTTGAGAATCGTACCGGGTCCTGCGGCGAGCATCATCATGCCCATGATGCTCTTGCCGTTCACTGCCATCCCATCGCGAATGACGGTGATTTCGCAGTCCGGGTACTTGCCTGCCTCACGAACAAACTGAGCCGCCGGCCGGGCGTGCAGGCCTTGCTGGTTGATCACCGTGACTTCGAGTTCAACACGCGTTGAATCCAATGTTGCCTCTCCAGTCCGAATCAGATTGGCCGCACCGCCGCCGCCTAGTGTCCGGACCCCCTCCTGTCATCAGTTTCGGGCTTCGATGCCGGCCAGGAGCCCTTTTCTATGCTCGGGTCAGCATCGGATTTGCAATTCAACCGGTCAAGTGCAATCACTCTCCGGGTGTTTCCTGCGGCCCACTGGGGGACAGTTTTCGCTTCCCCATCATCCGCAGGTCTGACACAAGGACATTCCGACACGGACGACCCTATGGCCGGCAAACGGATGGGTCAACGATGGAAAAGGGACTTCTCCATGACAGAATCCGCCTCATACGACGCTGCCAAACCTCAATCCGACGCGGCAAGCGGCCCTTCCCGGCGGGTCTTCTTTGCCCTTCCAACCAGCGAAGCCTGTCGCCAGGCGCTCGCGGACACTTCGCAGAGGATGCAAAAAGCGGCCCACTTCATGCCTCTCCGGGCATCATGGGTTTCGTCCGAGAATTACCACGTAACTTTGCATTTCCTGGGCAGGACACCCGAACCGATCGTCCAGGAATTGATCAAAGGCCTCCCCGAGGCCGTAGCGAATGTGCATCGTTTTGACCTGGATGTTCGACACATTGGCTACTTCCCGAACGCTAAGCAGCCCCGCGTTCTCTGGGCGGGCGTGCACAATCCGCCGCCCGGCCTGAAGCAGCTCTACGATAACATTGCCGAATTGATTCAGAAGCAGGGCCTGGAACTCCAGCACGACAATTTCCACGCGCATGTCACGCTGGCCCGCTTCAAGGGCCTGAAGGGGACGGGCATGTTCGTGAAGCAGGCGCATAACATGCAGTACACGAACTTCGGCAAGTCGCCCCTCGAGGCAGTTCACCTGATGGAGAGCGTGCTTCATCCCGAGGGTGCCCGCTACACCGTCATCGGCCGCGGTGCGCTGGCGACCCCGTAGGGCATTCCGCTTGCCGCGCCAGCGGGCGAAGTGTCCAGTGCTCAGCAGCCAGTCCAGGAAGAGGTCCGAATGCTCCCCGTCAGCCTGATTATTCCCGTCTATAACGAATCCGGCGCGATCGACGATCTGAAGCGCCGACTGCACGGCGTGCAGAAGAAGCTGACGCCGGACAGCGAGATCATCCTTGTGGACGACGGCTCAACGGATGGTTCGGCGGTGAGCCTGGATGCCGTCGTCGCCGCGAGCAATGGATCGCTGAGGCTGATCCGTCATGCGACCAACCGCGGGTATGGAGCGGCCTTGAAGACCGGCATCGAGGAGGCGCGTCATCCTTGGATCGCCATCGCCGACGCGGACGGCACATATCCAATCGGCCGACTGCCGGAGCTAATCGCCGAAATCGAAGCCGGCGCCCGTATGGCGATCGGTGCGCGGCGAGCCAGCGACCTGTTCTGGCTGCGACGTCCGCCCAAGGCTTTCCTGCGCGCGCTGGCTTCATACCTGGCCGGGCGGCGTATCCCGGACCTGAACAGCGGCCTGCGTGTCTTCGCCCGCGAGGACGCGCGTGAGTTGCGTAAGCTGCTCCCCGACGGATTCAGTTTCACCACCACGATCACGATGGCACTGATGACTGCGGGACAGAAGGTGTCCTTTATTCCGATTCGTTACAAGGGCCGCATCGGAAGCTCGAAGATCCGCCCGATCCGCGATACGATGAACTTCCTGACGTTGATCTGTCGAATCTCAATGGCCTTCCGGCCGCTGCGCGTCTTCGGCCCGACCGGCCTGGGACTTCTGGGCCTCGGCGTGCTTTTCCTGGTATTGCGATTCCTCGGATTCGAAATTGCCGTTGCGACGACCGTGTTTCTTCTTGTAGGTGGCATGCAATTGATAGGGCTTGGATTGTTGGCGGACTTGGTCAATCGACGGGGCTGATGGGAGCGGCGTCGGAGGCAGGATCGAATAGTACTCTCCCATCGCACATTCGCCCATGCACTCCAATTGCGAACCTCCTCTATTGGGGCTCCTCGTCACATGAATCGAAGATTGATCATCCAAAGCCTGGCGTTGGTGATTGCATGTTACCTCGCCGTTGCCGCATATTCGGAACTGACTCTCATCAAGAGTCTAGACAAACTGGACAGCATCGACGCTCCGAACTATGTCGAGTATCAAGGAATCTCATTCTATAGCCGCGCCGACCTTGAGATTTACCTGAAAGAAACCAAGCGAGCGTCCGCCTATCCATGGGCCAGGTTTCTGGAGGATTGGATGGCCGTTCTCCTGTTGGGTTTCTCTGCGGCATTCTTAGGCGGCAGCGCGTATGATCTCCGCTCTCGCTTTCTCAACAACCGCTGGTCTACGCGGAATCTTACAATCTTGGGAACGATCTCAGGAGGAAGTCTGATCATTGTGGCAGCGGGCATTCCGGATATTCTCCCATTCAGGGGGTTGAAACTGAATGCTCCGCTCATCCTGGCCGTCTGTTTTCTTGGCGGAGCCTTTCATAGTCTTGCTTGGGGATTCACCAAGCGCGTCGCAACTCGCCTGTTCAAGAAGGGCGCAAAGGAGTAGATATCGATGAAGATCTTCATCATCCTGTCATTGTCCACATTAATGAGTTTGGTTCTACCCTCAACTGCCCCGGCAATTGGAGGCGATCCCGCCCCAGAGAATCCTGCAATCGCAACTGTACTCACTCAGGCGGATGAGCTTCCTTCGACAAGAACGGCCGTATTCTCCGCCTCTTCGCTATCTGCCCCCGAGGCAATGCAAAGCGAGGTTCGAGGGAAATCGATCCCTTCTTTTCCGCTCGGCGACATCATATACTGTTGCACGAATGAAGACCCTGAGCATGGAAGACACTGCGGCAAGAGCGAGGATCTCCCCGGACTTGTGCAGAAGTATGGATGTAGAGGATTCCAGGTCGTGACTGATGGGCGGGAGCCGAAGTTCATCGAACGACAGAGCCCCATTTACTTGCCAACGGAAGCCATCGGCATGCGGGGGGCTAAGGATCCGACGGAAGAATCCCCGGACAACTCGAAAGAAAAGCTCTCCACGGAGGTGATTCGTCCGCTGGGCAGCGGCCAATCAGAAGCAAGACCCTGAGAACAACTCGTCGTCCTTTGGGATGCTCATCCGACTCGCCGCCCGCGGCTTCCGAACAGAGAACTCAAGAGATTCAGTCCGCCGCCGCTGCAGAGCAGCATCACGACGATGTCGTCGAGCGGGCCGGGGATGATGTCGGGCATCAGAACGTAGCCTAGTCCCACCAGAAACCACAGCCCCTGGCGAACCGCCGAGAGGCCCTTCTCCAGGGTCTCCTTCGCGGGGTCGTGCATCAGGCGACGGCCGGGAGTGACCTCGCGCAGGACGCGGTCGTAGTCGACCAGCCCGAAGTCCAGTAACTCGGCGAAGGCCTGGGCGTCGTGCTCGAGATACAGCTTCGTTTCGCCCGGCGACAAGGCGCCCGCGCCCGTCAGTTCGGCCAGGAAGTCCATCTGGCGGCGCGAGAGGTGCCCGCGCAATCGATCCGGGACGAGGACTGGGCGCTCCCATTGCACGCGAAGGAAGAAGGCCAGCAGGGCCAGCCCGACGGCGGATTCGGGGGTGGGGTAGAAGAACAGGCTGAAGGCCGCCACGCCCCCGGCGATGACCAGGAATCCCCCCCAGCGCCCAGGGGAACTCGTTGCCACCAGCGCAATCATCACGACGACGTACAGCATGAAGACGAGGACGCCCTTGAGCAGCGCCAGGGCAACGTCCAGGCCGGGGATCTTCTGCAGCGTGGAGAGGACCTGCGTCAGGGGAAGCGCCAGCCATTCGGGCAGTGCCGCACCGCCGACCTTCGGCGTCAGAATTGCGCCCAGCGGAATCGCCAGCACGAGGATCAGTCCCGCCAATACGATCTGCTGGGTCGCGCGCCGCCAGTCGCCCAGGACGCGCCACTGCATCGCCATCGTGAGGACAATCAGGGCGGACATCGCGAAAGCGCCCACAATCACCAGCGGAGCCCGTGAGAACGGCGAACCCTGTCCCTCGATCAGAAACAGCCCAGCCCCGAGCAGCAGTCCGATCCGGAAGGCCAACTCGACGCCGCGCAGTTCGCCGTCGGGGCCGACGAACGGATGCGGCTCTTCCTCGGATGGCTCCGGCGGGGGCACGATCGGCTCGGCGGGCAGTACTTCCACATCCGAGCGCGGGGCTTCAAGGTCTCCGTTCTCGCTCACCAGGTGCCTCCCGGGTAGTCGTGAATCGGATCGCCCTTCTTGCCGGTCCAGGTCTCGGGGTCCTTGTTCTCCCAAGGGAGCGCAGGGCCGTGAAGCTGGCCGTTCACGCTTCGCATGCGGGTGATCAAGCGATCGATCGAGGCGGCGGCCTTGCCGGGGCTGATGGGCTGCAACTTCATCCAGCCCTCGCGCGTCGTGACCCAGCGGAGCCCCTGCTGGTAGAGACTTCGGGCGGTCGTCAGCTCGAGGACATCACGACGCAGCACCCCGCCGGCTTCCTCTTGCACGCGTGCGCCCATGAGCTCGTAGCGGCCGGCCAATTTCAGGCGAAGCAGCAGGACGCGCTCCGTCAGCGGCTGGTCCGCGACGAGGCGACGGAACTCGTCCATGTTGCGAATCAGTGCCTGCGGATCGTTCGAGGAGGATCGGAAGAGCATTTCCGCCCGCATAAGGCGAAGGTAATTCAGCATCGGTTCCTGGGACTTCTTGCGCGAGAAGTACGGCTCCAGATCTACGATGCGCTTGTTCAGGCTTGGATTAGACTGGCCGGACTCGACCTGGGCGATCAGGTCGAATGCTTCGACCTCCGGGCGTTCCTGGGCGGCCTTGGGAGCCTCAGCGACGGCCTTTCGGATGGCGGGCCAGTCCTTCGCCGCCAGAAGGGCCTCCAGGCGCCCCACCAGGTCGCGGGTCGGCTTGTCCAGCGGAGGCAGTTCGTCCTGCTGGCGCTCGACTCCCGTCAGCGAGTCGACTTCCTCCAGCTTCGGGCTGCGTCGGCTGGAGAAGTCCCACCCGGCCGCCTTGTAGGTCACGTAGACGCCGAGGATCAGGACGGGCACCGCGATTCGCAGCCAGAATGCCCACGGGCGCTTGCCGGAGCCGCCGGGCCGGGACGCCGCGCGACCCTCGGCGAGCGTGCGTTCGCCGGCGCGGTGCAACACCGCGTCCCACGATTCCCGCTCGGCAGGCAATTGATCTTGGGGTTCGTCGCTCATGGCAGCCTCAGGGTCGTGCAACTTCTACGCCTCTCAGGATGCGCACCGGGGCGGAGCGAGGCAAGTGGGGAACGAAGGCGGGAGCGCAACTTCCTTCCAGGGACAAATCTCTTCTGATGCGTATCTCGTGCTCATAATCGCAATCGCTCGTTGATGGTCGGCTAGCCCGATTACGAGTTGCGAGCACCGCTTCGCTGAGCACGAGCACGGAAAAACCGGTCCGACTACAAAGAAAACCCCTTCCAGCAGATCGAGTCCGCCGGAAGGGGTTTGAATGCCGTCGACTGTAAGTCGTGCAGAATTAGCGCTTCGAGTACTGGGAAGCCTTACGGGCCTTGTGGAGACCGGGCTTCTTGCGCTCGACGGCGCGCGGGTCGCGGGTCAGGAAGCCGGCCTTCTTCAGGACCGGACGCGTGCCCGGCGAGGCGACGAGCAGAGCCCGGGAGATGGCGTGGCGCATGGCGCCGGCCTGTCCCGTGACACCACCACCGACCACGTTGATGATCACGTCGAACTTGCTCAGCATCTGCGTCTCGCGCAGCGGAGCCTCGATCATCCCCTGAAGGGTCGGGCGATTGCCAATGTACTTCTTGGCGTCGTCACCATTGATAACCATCTTGCCCTTGCCCGGGCGAAGGTATGCACGGGCGATCGCGTTCTTGCGACGTCCCGTTCCCAGGTATTGCTCCAATTTCTCAGCCATTCTTCATTACTCCGGCGTAATCGGTCGATTGCGAGTCGAGGGTCTTAGTCCTTCTCAACCTTCGGCTGGCGGGTGTGAATCACGAGGGTTTCCGGCTGCTGGGCCTGATGCTCATGCTCGGGCCCGGCGTAAACGCGCAGATTCTTGCGCAGCTTGGTGCCGAGGCGATTCTTCGGCAGCATGCCGTGGATCGCCGTGCGGAGGATCTCCTCCGGCTTCTTCTCCAACAGCTCGGCGGCGTTGATGGACTTGATGCCCGTGCGCCATCCGCTGTGGTGGTAGTAAATCTTGTCCTGCATTTTCTTGCCCGTGAAGATCGCCTTCTCGGCGTTGATCACGACGATGTGGATCTTGGGGTCCAGGTGCGGCGAGTAGGTGGGCTCGAGTTTTCCGCGGATGAGCTGGGCGATACGGGCGGCGAGCCGGCCGACGACCTGGTGCTCCGCATCGATCAGATACCACTTCTCCTGGATTTCCGCCGGTTTCGGCAGCGTGGAGGCTTGCGCTTTCATCTCATTCAGTCCTTACGACGGCAATTGGGTGGATTCTCGACTTCCGTCAATCCGGCGGGCGCAATAGGCCGCACCGCTCCCGGGTTCCACCCTTCCCGAGGGCGCACGAGCCTCTTCATCCCTCCCCCCCACGTCAAGGGGAAGTTCGGGGGGATTTTGCGGGCGGGCATTTCCATTGCCGTTCCGCCACGGAGGGGCGCCTCTTTGCAGCCATGGAGAGCATAGGCCGAGAATCTACACCCATTGTGTCGCTTGCTCGCCAGCTTCTGGCGATCGAGCGCCGTCGCCTGCTGCGAAGGCTCCTGCCGATCGCGGCGGGAGCGACGATCCTCGCCTTCCTGGGCCTGTTCTTCGCCGTTTCGATCGGC comes from the bacterium genome and includes:
- a CDS encoding ketopantoate reductase family protein, with amino-acid sequence MSESPYRICILGAGAVGSLIGGQMRAGGLDVSMVGRPAHIEAIRSNGLRMTSVSIVWHEGLASGFTDLATSIAECSTAPFDLIVIATRTTETAEATRLALPALAPDGLLLSIQNGLGNWEAMAEIVGWERVVGGILNTGVELAAPGHVNVTVQGFPVMIGRPPHPDAPAQSRIEDLVARLEAAEVPVENPPDIRARQWRKLMYNCALNAPATVRDGKYSVLLGDPEARADQEAIIAECYAVAEALRIPLDPPTLAEFQQWFFEGVFPATADHIPSMLVHFRAGKMPEIDAMNGAIARLGEKAGVPTPVNARYTKLVREKAAQIIV
- a CDS encoding peptidyl-prolyl cis-trans isomerase, with amino-acid sequence MKFGNLITGTLAAAALLACVSSAAGQAVAPLIREEPEIKVRVGTPTPIATPSDDDRGRPAPTPTPDPKTVLVAIVNSHSITRDQLDRRVTARIGTTPEALKEFTQKGVNILASDAPTEEALLDAQQEMEFQDAVRKEEGLIVQEWTEQMMLADEARRQGFVISEQEFKDRLRIIETEFNLSDSRVQTVLERMGMSNEELESYVHDALLIEKLLDRFVELNISDDALKAAYEQNPSIYRTPPMYRAAHFSISLLGSESAKTRRSLEKLAEEARSRLEKGENYDRVFTDLNDLDFGIYGADLGYFSIEQEGLPPVVRQELAKMKIGETSPMLTSYVRRDGVVVPESYHVVKVLDKEPAVGENFESALPKLRENAREYARIQVLKMLRDARTHKVITNLGGIPPEKIPGPMERNRPQPAVSLKMKK
- the ptsP gene encoding phosphoenolpyruvate--protein phosphotransferase, producing MVGRRTFFFDGLGVSDGIAIGPAYVVESQGAPSEGYQLSDDEVEQEIERFKKAVQMAKDEIRAIGRQVAEKIDHQQAAIFDAHLMMLDDPVIIEPTIDRIRDEKSNAESIFWAVTKGLGEQLRTLDEYFSERNHDLYDVARRVIKFLTQLTDASTHVMPREGCIIVAHDLGPTETAQLSREHVLGFCTNEGGPTSHTAIMAKALALPAVVGLEYVTHYIRSGDMIIMDGTEGKLILNPSLHQIEFYRRKADDYRSLRLSLVELRDEPAVTTDGTRVNLYANIEFPEELDAVIENGAEGIGLFRTEFLYLSDGGPAGESDHLREYQEVLTRMGDKPVVLRTMDVGGDKIAANDYSVPELNPFMGLRAIRLCLKNQDIFRSQLRAMLLAGAGRDIQIMLPMISSIDEVRASRQILDELMTQLGKNGHDLPTNVRLGAMIEIPSAALQAHVLAKEVDFFSIGTNDLVQYTLAVDRVNKSVAHLYRPAHPAVLGLLKYVTDSARNAGIPVSVCGEMAADPRYAILLAGLGIRSLSMGPSSIGVVKRAIRTIAIAEAKSLAQEVLTLSSTEEVEAHLHRRLEKLFAKPVSPVAAPEVRAPGNSA
- a CDS encoding HPr family phosphocarrier protein — its product is MRTGEATLDSTRVELEVTVINQQGLHARPAAQFVREAGKYPDCEITVIRDGMAVNGKSIMGMMMLAAGPGTILKVVAEGDGAEEAGQGLVGLVETGFGEPIAPEYS
- the thpR gene encoding RNA 2',3'-cyclic phosphodiesterase; translation: MTESASYDAAKPQSDAASGPSRRVFFALPTSEACRQALADTSQRMQKAAHFMPLRASWVSSENYHVTLHFLGRTPEPIVQELIKGLPEAVANVHRFDLDVRHIGYFPNAKQPRVLWAGVHNPPPGLKQLYDNIAELIQKQGLELQHDNFHAHVTLARFKGLKGTGMFVKQAHNMQYTNFGKSPLEAVHLMESVLHPEGARYTVIGRGALATP
- a CDS encoding glycosyltransferase family 2 protein, with translation MLPVSLIIPVYNESGAIDDLKRRLHGVQKKLTPDSEIILVDDGSTDGSAVSLDAVVAASNGSLRLIRHATNRGYGAALKTGIEEARHPWIAIADADGTYPIGRLPELIAEIEAGARMAIGARRASDLFWLRRPPKAFLRALASYLAGRRIPDLNSGLRVFAREDARELRKLLPDGFSFTTTITMALMTAGQKVSFIPIRYKGRIGSSKIRPIRDTMNFLTLICRISMAFRPLRVFGPTGLGLLGLGVLFLVLRFLGFEIAVATTVFLLVGGMQLIGLGLLADLVNRRG
- the rpsI gene encoding 30S ribosomal protein S9, producing the protein MAEKLEQYLGTGRRKNAIARAYLRPGKGKMVINGDDAKKYIGNRPTLQGMIEAPLRETQMLSKFDVIINVVGGGVTGQAGAMRHAISRALLVASPGTRPVLKKAGFLTRDPRAVERKKPGLHKARKASQYSKR
- the rplM gene encoding 50S ribosomal protein L13, which gives rise to MKAQASTLPKPAEIQEKWYLIDAEHQVVGRLAARIAQLIRGKLEPTYSPHLDPKIHIVVINAEKAIFTGKKMQDKIYYHHSGWRTGIKSINAAELLEKKPEEILRTAIHGMLPKNRLGTKLRKNLRVYAGPEHEHQAQQPETLVIHTRQPKVEKD